From Thunnus maccoyii chromosome 21, fThuMac1.1, whole genome shotgun sequence, the proteins below share one genomic window:
- the LOC121888465 gene encoding C-C chemokine receptor type 3-like — MESTTPDYYYYYYEDHDNGTHGPCNRDSENLLGAQLSTIYYFMFLFSLFGNGLVLVIIHRFERLTTVTNILLLNLVVSSLIFMSSLPFWGIYKQFSNWIFGKVMCKIVGSVYYLGFYSSVLFLTLLTFDRHLAVVYSLHVSQVRNQRYALLSCAVVWLVSGLACIPQMILHTTFTHHMTNKTFCQEHPGNTTSIDDKLRASGFYLQLFLFLLFPLIVIVYCYVRIVITVISSKIVTKFKTVRLIFVIVLLFFICWTPFNVLLLIDDEDLSCEEKQRRGYALQVTRDIAYIYFCISPIFYTFVGRKFQSYFRQLLVKRFPGLKKHISFSQVSRTSMSTKITQKSIELS; from the exons ATGGAATCAACAACTCCTgattactactattattactatgaAGACCATGACAATGGGACGCATGGACCATGTAATAGGGACAGTGAAAACTTACTGGGAGCTCAATTGTCCACCATTTACTACTTCATGTTTCTCTTCAGTCTCTTTGGCAATGGGCTGGTCCTGGTCATCATCCATCG GTTTGAGAGGCTGACCACTGTGACCAACATCTTGCTGCTGAACCTAGTGGTGTCCTCCCTGATCTTCATGAGCAGTCTTCCCTTCTGGGGAATCTACAAGCAGTTCTCTAACTGGATCTTCGGCAAAGTAATGTGCAAGATTGTAGGCAGTGTCTACTACCTGGGCTTCTACAGTTCTGTCCTGTTTCTAACTCTCCTGACCTTTGACCGACACCTTGCTGTCGTTTACTCCTTGCATGTGTCGCAAGTGAGGAATCAACGCTATGCGCTACTCTCCTGTGCTGTGGTGTGGCTGGTCAGTGGTCTGGCGTGCATCCCACAGATGATTCTCCACACAACTTTTACTCATCATATGACCAACAAAACATTCTGTCAGGAACATCCTGGTAACACAACGTCTATTGATGACAAGCTAAGAGCATCTGGATTTTACCTtcaacttttccttttcttgctcTTTCCTCTGATTGTTATTGTGTACTGCTATGTTAGGATTGTTATCACTGTCATATCATCCAAGATAGTTACCAAGTTCAAGACAGTCAGGCTGATATTTGTCattgtcttgttgttttttatatgctGGACCCCATTCAATGTTTTACTACTGATTGATGATGAAGACCTGTCCTGTGAGGAAAAGCAGAGGAGGGGTTATGCACTTCAAGTCACTCGTGACATTGCCTACATTTACTTCTGCATCAGTCCCATCTTCTATACATTTGTTGGGAGAAAATTCCAGAGCTACTTCAGACAGCTGCTGGTGAAACGCTTCCCAGGGTTAAAGAAGCATATTTCTTTCAGTCAGGTTAGCAGAACTAGTATGTCGAcaaaaattacacagaaaagtatagagttgagttga